One window of Branchiostoma lanceolatum isolate klBraLanc5 chromosome 8, klBraLanc5.hap2, whole genome shotgun sequence genomic DNA carries:
- the LOC136439667 gene encoding WAP, Kazal, immunoglobulin, Kunitz and NTR domain-containing protein 1-like yields MAARIVLLGSFLVRACLAVTVPPTASTLHLGVCPRFYVDSLSTCNNRCLSDEDCLEQEKCCNNACGDSSCVTAADETVPTTMTTTTTEESLGGSCRGYDCMQQGAVCTVVDGRPKCVCESLCPVDKEPSFVCASDGMTYFNECYMNATACELGKAIHVVPCKAVIRNTGAPTSTWTHEVPSMMEDSSQPATSGPIIISDPFIHMVREDDNITLECLVSGVPTPTIFWQKQGDTNILGPGNSFHHFEVSEKGTLTISYIQVEDEGNYTCMAVNVAGDISVEFPVKVIPTSTPEPLPDGSTFSPEDACSLPKDEGSCEDSVPSWYYNGERQVCEQFVYSGCGGNENRFDSIHECIRSCPDVTAATCRLQAAAGPCKRYRTRWHYDISKGECQWFIYGGCAGNDNNFETLDSCNDACPYHVANACNKCPNRYGMVEYFCMSDFAIVGTVLDIIDYNIDERPKAVIMLETVYKDSHGMFESAESAFALEIRLNFTIRQPCPCPELKKEEQYIIMGTVQNGYPMVDKDSFVKTLNDKRKQRLRHTATATHVCENLKSYNSEDDNLGEPTHDSADGTLSLTPTPPDMASPRSHTHREDSADRQDRLEDIEDSADTDLFWYL; encoded by the exons ATGGCAGCTAGAATTGTACTGCTGGGCTCTTTCCTCGTGCGCGCCTGTCTGGCCGTGACGGTGCCGCCGACTGCCTCTACACTCCACCTCGGCGTTTGCCCGCGTTTCTATGTAGACTCTCTGAGCACCTGCAACAACCGGTGTCTATCGGACGAAGACTGCCTTGAGCAGGAAAAATGCTGCAACAACGCGTGCGGAGATAGTAGCTGCGTGACGGCGGCGGACGAGACCGTACCTACGACGATGACGACCACGACTACCGAGGAGAGTCTTGGGGGGTCGTGCCGAGGGTATGACTGCATGCAACAAGGCGCCGTCTGCACGGTGGTAGACGGCCGGCCGAAGTGCGTGTGTGAATCTCTGTGCCCGGTCGACAAAGAGCCGAGCTTTGTGTGTGCATCGGACGGCATGACTTACTTCAACGAGTGCTACATGAACGCCACAGCCTGCGAACTTGGCAAGGCAATACACGTGGTTCCGTGCAAGGCGGTTATCCGCAACACCGGCGCCCCGACGTCCACATGGACACACGAGGTCCCGAGCATGATGGAAGATTCCAGCCAGCCCGCTACATCGGGTCCGATCATCATATCTGACCCTTTCATTCACATGGTCCGCGAGGACGACAACATAACGTTAGAATGCCTGGTCTCGGGCGTGCCGACACCCACTATCTTCTGGCAAAAGCAAGGGGACACCAACATTTTAGGGCCGGGAAATTCCTTCCACCACTTCGAAGTGTCTGAAAAAGGGACATTGACTATCTCCTATATCCAGGTGGAGGACGAAGGGAACTACACCTGCATGGCAGTGAACGTAGCCGGAGACATCTCCGTCGAGTTCCCGGTAAAAGTCATTCCGACGTCGACGCCCGAGCCTTTGCCTGACGGCTCTACCTTCTCACCGGAAGACGCCTGTTCCCTCCCGAAGGACGAAGGGTCTTGCGAAGACAGCGTCCCCAGTTGGTACTACAACGGGGAGCGCCAAGTGTGCGAACAGTTCGTCTACTCGGGATGTGGCGGCAACGAGAACCGGTTCGACAGCATCCACGAGTGCATCAGGTCGTGTCCCGATGTAACGGCCGCCACGTGCCGGCTCCAGGCCGCCGCCGGCCCCTGCAAGCGGTACCGGACGAGATGGCACTACGACATCAGCAAG GGCGAGTGTCAGTGGTTCATCTACGGCGGCTGCGCGGGGAATGACAACAACTTCGAGACCCTGGACAGCTGTAACGACGCCTGCCCGTACCATGTGGCCAACGCCTGCAACAAGTGCCCCAACCGCTACGGCATGGTCGAGTACTTCTGCATGAGCGACTTTGCCATCGTCGGGACGGTCTTAGACATCATCGACTACAACATAGACGAGCGACCAAAGGCCGTCATCATGCTGGAGACCGTCTACAAGGACAGTCACGGCATGTTTGAAAGCGCGGAATCAGCCTTCGCTCTAGAAATCCGCCTGAATTTCACCATTCGCCAGCCATGCCCGTGCCCAGAACTGAAGAAGGAAGAACAGTACATTATCATGGGCACGGTTCAGAACGGGTACCCCATGGTGGACAAGGACAGCTTCGTCAAGACCTTGAACGATAAGCGGAAACAGCGTCTGAGGCACACCGCCACGGCCACACACGTCTGCGAAAACCTGAA GTCGTATAATTCGGAGGACGACAACCTGGGAGAACCAACGCACGACTCGGCTGACGGCACGCTGTCCCTCACCCCCACACCCCCTGACATGGCTTCCCCACGGTCACACACGCATAGGGAAGATAGTGCAGACAGGCAGGACAGGCTTGAAGACATTGAGGACAGTGCAGACACGGACTTGTTCTGGTATCTTTAA